In Deltaproteobacteria bacterium, the genomic window TATTGTAAAAAAAGTCGCACCGACCTACCGGTATTATTGCTTCATAACATCGATCACGCATGGGATCCCGCCGATAGAAATCTGGCTTTCCAGGAAGCTGCAAAACTTGAGTCAGTCCTCCAAACTCAGGGGCATCCAGTCGCCAATGTACCTGTTTACGATGCTAATCTTAGCGCACTCTTAAGTTGTTATAATCCTGATCGACATGTCGTCTTCAACTGGTGTGAAGATATTCCCGGTGTGCCGCACAGCGAGGCACTCGCTGCCAGGATGCTGGAGGAATTAAATTTTACCTATAGCGGCTCAACGCCCGAGGTGTTACATTCCTGCTGGGATAAGCAATGGGTCAAACAACTGCTGGAAAAATCCGGTGTGCCGACGCCCCGCTGGCGTATTTATGATTCTCTCGATATCGATGATTGGCATTGTTTTCCGGCCATTGTGAAGCCTGCACGGGAGCACTGCAGTTATGGACTGACGAGTGACGCCGTCGTTATGTCACCCGCCGAACTGAAAGAACGGATTGTTTATATACTTGACGTGTTCCGTCAACCTGCGCTTGTTGAGGATTTCATTGATGGACGCGAATTTCATATTTCTTTGTGGGGTAACGGTATCATTGAGATGTTGCCGCCTGCCGAAATGGATTTTGCCGCCTTCGACAATGTACGCGATCGTCTTTGCACGTACGATTCCAAGTTCAATCCCGGCTCATCTCATTATGAGAAAATCGGCCTGCAATTGCCCGCCTCTTTACATGAGGCCGAGTACGAACAGTTAAAGCGAACCAGTATCCTCGCATACAAAACTATAGGTTGCCGTGACTATGCCCGGCTTGACATCAGGCTCCGGGACGGTATTTTTTACATCCTGGATATTAATCCCAATTCCGACATCAGTGCCGACGCCAGTACGGCGTGCGCTGCCGAAGTTGCAGGCTACCCATATGGAGAGATGATCAGCCATATCGTCAATCTTGCCGCCCGGCGTCATCCCGTCTTTGGTAAACACGCACTATGAAGGAGAAGACCTTATAGATGTAAGGTTGTATCCTTCATATACTGCGGCGCCTCCTCAAGCAAATGAAACCCGCCATATGACTTACCGGAAGGGTAATATTCCGCACCGAATTGAACTTTGCCTGCCGTTTCTTCGCCTGCGATGCTTTCGATGAATGCTAAGATCAAATCGATGCCGGCGGAAATACCTGCAGAGGTCCAAATCTTTCCATCCCGCACAATCCGAGCCTCAACAACTTCCACGTCACCCAGCTCACGCATCCGCTGAAGAGATGCCCAATGGGTGGTGGCGCGGCGGCCTGAGAGAAGGCCTGCGCGGTGAAGAATGTAAGAGCCCGTACAGACGGAAAGCACTGCCTTACAATTTTGCGCCTTCTCGCCGACGAATTGAATCAGGACCTGATTATCCACCTCTTTGCGGGTGCCTTCGCCGCCTGGCACCAGAAGATAATCCAATGGCGGACACTCCGGGAAGGTTACGTGGGGATTAATCGACATGCCCTTCGCACAAAGCACGGGTCCCGGCTTTTCTGCAACCATCAAGCATTTCTCGGGCCCCTGAACAAATTTGCTCCAGAGTGAAACCATTTCCCAAGGCCCGACCAGGTCAAGCTCTTCCAATCCCGGAAAAACCAAAAATCCAAAATTCATATCATACCTTCTCCCTTTGGCACGCAATGCCCTAAACAAATTACACCATTACCTGCGCCCCTGCACAGACGGCCTGTCCGAGAGAGATGCAGCCGTCATTGGTGGGGACTACGCTGTGAAAGAAAACATCAAAGCCTGCCTTCTCAAGTTCCGCAATCGTACCTTCAGTGAGGATACGGTTCTGGAAACATCCCCCGCTGAGGACAACCCGCTTCAGTCCTGTTCTCTCCCGAATTGTTTCAGCCATCCTGCAAAACGCCGCCTGCAGGGAACGGTGGAAGGAAAAGGCAATCTCCTCCCTGCTCCTGCCCGCCATGAGTTCATTAACAATTTCACGGATCATGGGTGAAAAATCAAGATGAATAACATCACCTGTCTTACCAATATCAAATGGCAGAAGGGTATCAGTCTCACTTGTTGCCAAGGCTTCGAGTTCCATTGCGGCC contains:
- a CDS encoding DJ-1/PfpI family protein produces the protein MNFGFLVFPGLEELDLVGPWEMVSLWSKFVQGPEKCLMVAEKPGPVLCAKGMSINPHVTFPECPPLDYLLVPGGEGTRKEVDNQVLIQFVGEKAQNCKAVLSVCTGSYILHRAGLLSGRRATTHWASLQRMRELGDVEVVEARIVRDGKIWTSAGISAGIDLILAFIESIAGEETAGKVQFGAEYYPSGKSYGGFHLLEEAPQYMKDTTLHL